In one window of Caballeronia sp. TF1N1 DNA:
- the phoU gene encoding phosphate signaling complex protein PhoU has protein sequence MSDKHLSSQFDADLNAVSSKVLQMGGLVESQIIAAMQALNEFDMAIADQVIAAEVRLNTMEVEIDEECSNIIARRQPAARDLRLLMAISKTITNLERAGDEAEKIAKRVKRINEDGAGRAVNIAEIKLSGEMAVSILRRALDAFARLDTVAAAQIVRDDKAIDDEFRAFVRKLVTYMMEDPRTISAGLDYLFIAKAVERIGDHAKNIAEFIIYIVKGTDVRHISRDQLEREALS, from the coding sequence ATGTCCGATAAACATCTGTCGAGCCAGTTCGACGCCGATCTCAACGCGGTGTCGTCGAAAGTGCTGCAAATGGGCGGTCTCGTGGAGTCGCAGATCATCGCGGCCATGCAGGCACTCAACGAATTCGACATGGCGATCGCCGATCAGGTGATTGCCGCCGAAGTGCGTCTGAACACGATGGAAGTCGAGATCGACGAAGAGTGCAGCAACATCATCGCGCGCCGCCAGCCGGCCGCGCGCGACCTGCGTCTGCTCATGGCGATCTCGAAGACCATCACGAACCTCGAACGCGCCGGCGACGAAGCTGAAAAGATCGCGAAGCGCGTGAAACGCATCAACGAAGACGGCGCGGGCCGCGCGGTGAATATCGCGGAGATCAAGCTCTCGGGCGAGATGGCCGTGTCGATTCTGCGCCGCGCGCTCGACGCGTTCGCGCGTCTGGACACGGTGGCCGCCGCGCAGATCGTGCGCGACGACAAAGCCATCGACGACGAATTCCGCGCCTTCGTGCGCAAGCTCGTCACCTACATGATGGAAGACCCGCGCACCATTTCGGCCGGCCTCGACTATCTGTTCATTGCGAAGGCGGTGGAGCGTATCGGCGATCACGCGAAGAACATCGCCGAGTTCATCATCTACATCGTGAAGGGTACGGACGTGCGGCATATCTCGCGCGACCAGCTCGAACGCGAAGCGCTCAGTTAA